One Littorina saxatilis isolate snail1 linkage group LG12, US_GU_Lsax_2.0, whole genome shotgun sequence genomic region harbors:
- the LOC138982236 gene encoding sericin-2-like has protein sequence MTDQKASLPRVSSATPHRNGSAQRNTASKTPMAAPRTQRPTSFMHATQSSAQAATARQTNSTPRGNPPQGNPPRTRPAPVRSLSSPLGRSNSVRLSKKERRWSERLADPKSPTTYADHFKDPVDMSDKLRSLNLERPPSRPSSSGSGNGGDTTYDQTFRWPRGRGSSSFRLFHPSGEESAKQGGAYSNAQSTKSSSTTANAVLKDKPSSGDREGASAPTARPASGSNGVSGLNSRSSATAAGTSRSVSVSKKNDLLQARDSAQNSVSSGDRKSSASSSESVPPAVKQSGSKDTTYTSQPANGIGPVSQRNSQSYKTANGTAGSDSITPRGRAPQQKSSSPFVYGSDSGSCI, from the exons CCACACCACATCGCAATGGCAGTGCACAGCGCAACACGGCCAGCAAAACGCCAATGGCTGCGCCGAGAACACAGAGGCCAACCAGCTTCATGCACGCCACACAAAGCTCCGCCCAGGCTGCAACTGCAAGACAGACCAATAGCACGCCTCGGGGTAACCCGCCTCAGGGTAACCCGCCTCGGACTCGCCCCGCCCCCGTGCGCTCGCTCTCTTCGCCATTGGGTAGATCTAATTCAGTGCGTTTGTCCAAGAAAGAAAGGAGGTGGAGTGAAAGGCTAGCTGATCCGAAATCTCCAACGACCTATGCG GACCACTTCAAAGATCCTGTGGATATGTCTGACAAACTTCGCAGTCTCAACCTTGAGAGGCCCCCCTCACGCCCCAGCTCGTCGGGCAGTGGTAACGGAGGGGATACCACCTACGATCAAACATTTCGCTGGCCGAGGGGAAGGGGATCGAGTTCCTTCCGCCTGTTCCATCCAAGTGGCGAAGAGAGTGCCAAGCAGGGAGGTGCCTATTCTAATGCCCAGAGCACAAAATCGTCGTCCACTACTGCTAATGCTGTCCTCAAAGACAAGCCTTCGTCGGGTGATAGGGAAGGGGCGTCTGCTCCAACCGCTAGACCCGCTTCCGGGAGTAATGGTGTTTCAGGATTGAATAGCCGCAGCTCGGCTACAGCGGCAGGAACTTCGCGAAGTGTGTCCGTCTCTAAAAAGAATGACCTTTTGCAAGCAAGAGACAGTGCGCAGAATTCCGTTTCTTCAGGCGACAGAAAATCGTCGGCTTCATCAAGTGAGAGCGTTCCTCCAGCTGTGAAGCAGAGCGGTAGTAAGGACACAACGTATACTTCCCAACCAGCCAATGGAATTGGACCTGTGTCTCAGAGGAACAGCCAGTCTTATAAAACAGCCAACGGGACTGCAGGATCTGACAGCATTACACCTCGAGGTCGAGCTCCCCAGCAGAAGTCTTCGAGTCCATTCGTGTACGGGTCTGACTCTGGATCCTGTATTTGA